The following are encoded together in the Gadus chalcogrammus isolate NIFS_2021 chromosome 2, NIFS_Gcha_1.0, whole genome shotgun sequence genome:
- the rln3a gene encoding relaxin-3a, with the protein MWKAVVLVVCLLVAGIHGMEGPSYGVKLCGREFIRAVIFTCGGSRWKRSLGSKEVDAWGSQDEPISDQPSGVDSSLQLEEIGESGFKRTVRSVISEEILQALRRDDRKGRGVVVGLSNACCKWGCSKSEISSLC; encoded by the exons ATGTGGAAAGCCgtagtgttggtggtgtgtCTGCTGGTGGCGGGGATCCATGGCATGGAGGGACCGTCATACGGCGTGAAGCTCTGCGGGCGGGAGTTCATCCGAGCAGTCATATTCACCTGTGGGGGTTCCCGCTGGAAGCGATCCCTGGGTAGCAAAG aagtaGATGCGTGGGGCTCCCAGGACGAACCGATATCTGACCAGCCCAGCGGTGTAGACAGCAGCCTCCAGCTTGAAGAAATTGGAGAAAGTGGGTTCAAGCGGACGGTCCGGTCCGTCATCTCAGAGGAAATCCTGCAGGCCCTGCGCAGGGACGACCGCAAAGGCcgcggtgtggtggtggggctgtcCAACGCCTGCTGCAAGTGGGGCTGCAGCAAGAGCGAAATCAGCTCTCTCTGCTGA
- the rfx1a gene encoding MHC class II regulatory factor RFX1a, whose protein sequence is MATSGYVGETQPASLPQGGPGVSMSSVEVATSTTTTTQYLAEIQTSPTASTPGGTGASGEAQSPTIDGQKPAVQAPQTAVVAQTQYVTAEIQGSPTQTGHAQSTPQYIVVTVTEGSLHSSDSVSDSSPPPVVVQTGVPTQVVQQVQTAQQRSVVQATSQIAKAEPGTQLTVTSLQPVHISQEVQQQLTQVQHVYTNQVQYVEGGDTNYTTSTIFSYADAPLYTQTTASQYYEASTTQASTPGTPLTVSVTAGSTGGVSMFVAQPASVAAGAAEAVAGSVAVASGANGGADGAGTNGGVAAGSYVIQGGYMLSGSSNSSGGGGGGGSGGNGQSYSLAARASPATVSITEGEESNLPSADKKVQWLLDNYETAEGVSLPRSTLYCHYLLHCQEQKLEPVNAASFGKLIRSVFMGLRTRRLGTRGNSKYHYYGLRIKASSSLIRLMEDQQHLAMRQQPFSQKQRLKPVQKIEGMTNGTGSGAGQQQQPHGAGLSDISAQVQQYQQFLDASRALPEFPDIDLQGKALPEGVELEHIKSFQLLYREHCEAILDVIVNLQFTLVETLWKTFWRFSQNQPADSAALAVHDESEKRLPKSCLVVLCKYEPVLRWSRDCDNSLYQALVEILIPDVLRPIPSALTQAIRNFAKSLESWLTNAMMNIPEEMVRIKVTSASAFAQTLRRYTSLNHLAQAARAVLQNTAQINQMLSDLNRVDFANVQEQASWVCRCEDRVVQRLEQDFKLTLQQQNSLEQWAAWLDGVVSQVLKPYQHSAAFPKAAKLFLLKWSFYSSMVIRDLTLRSAASFGSFHLIRLLYDEYMYYLIEHRVAQAKGETPIAVMGEFASLGRMLNPLDPDKEEEEEEEEEESDDEGQELSLQSDGAGLGEESLEPPAKLARTDQRVLFPPDSADN, encoded by the exons ATGGCCACCTCAGGCTATGTGGGAGAGACACAGCCGGCGAGTCTACCCCAAGGGGGCCCTGGTGTTTCCATGTCGTCGGTGGAGGtggccacctccaccaccaccaccactcagtACCTGGCTGAGATCCAGACGTCCCCCACTGCCAGCACGCCAGGGGGTACAGGGGCGTCCGGCGAGGCCCAGAGCCCCACCATCGATGGGCAGAAGCCGGCAGTCCAGGCCCCCCAAACGGCGGTTGTGGCCCAGACCCAGTATGTGACCGCAGAAATCCAGGGCTCCCCCACACAGACGGGCCACGCTCAAAGCACGCCACAGTACATTGTGGTCACCGTCACAG AGGGATCCCTCCACTCCAGCGACAGCGTTTCAGACTCCAGCCCCCCTCCAGTTGTGGTCCAAACAGGCGTTCCCACACAGGTGGTCCAACAGGTGCAGACTGCTCAGCAG CGGTCCGTTGTGCAGGCTACCTCTCAGATAGCAAAGGCTGAACCGGGCACCCAGCTCACGGTCACAAGTCTACAGCCGGTCCATATCAGCCAAGAG GTGCAGCAGCAACTGACCCAGGTGCAACACGTGTACACCAACCAGGTTCAGTATGTGGAAGGAGGAGACACAAACTACACCACCAGTACTAT CTTCTCCTATGCCGACGCGCCCCTCTACACCCAGACGACGGCGTCCCAGTACTACGAGGCCAGCACCACCCAGGCCTCCACCCCCGGCACCCCCCTCACCGTGTCTGTCACGGCCGGTTCCACGGGGGGCGTGTCCATGTTCGTGGCCCAGCCAGCCAGCGTGGCGGCGGGGGCCGCGGAGGCCGTGGCGGGGTCCGTTGCGGTGGCGTCCGGGGCCAACGGTGGGGCAGACGGGGCCGGCACCAACGGCGGCGTGGCCGCTGGGAGCTACGTGATCCAGGGGGGCTACATGCTGagcgggagcagcaacagca gtggaggtggaggaggaggagggtcaggTGGAAACGGGCAGAGCTACTCGCTCGCAGCCCGAGCCTCCCCGGCCACCGTGAGTATTACCGAGGGGGAGGAGAGTAACTTGCCATCGGCAGACAAGAAG GTACAGTGGTTGCTGGACAACTACGAGACAGCTGAAGGCGTTAGTCTGCCCCGCTCCACGCTCTACTGCCACTACCTGCTGCACTGCCAGGAGCAGAAGCTGGAGCCCGTCAACGCCGCCTCCTTCGGCAAGCTAATCCGGTCTGTCTTCATGGGGCTGCGCACGCGCCGCCTTGGCACACG GGGTAACTCGAAGTACCACTATTACGGCCTGAGGATCAAGGCCAGCTCCTCTCTCATTCGGCTGATGGAGGACCAACAGCACCTGGCCATGAGGCAGCAGCCTTTCTCCCAGAAGCAGAG GTTGAAACCGGTGCAGAAGATAGAGGGAATGACCAACGGCACAGGATCAGGGGcggggcaacagcagcagccacacGGGGCCGGGCTGTCTGACATCAGCGCCCAGGTTCAGCAGTACCAACAGTTCCTCG ATGCATCCAGAGCCCTGCCAGAGTTTCCGGACATCGACCTGCAAGGGAAGGCTCTGCCCGAGGGCGTAGAGCTGGAGCACATCAAGAGCTTCCAGCTGCTCTACAGAGAACACTGTGAG GCAATCCTGGATGTGATCGTCAACCTGCAGTTCACGTTGGTTGAGACACTTTGGAAGACCTTCTGGAGGTTCAGCCAGAATCAGCCTGCCGACTCTGCTGCACTGGCCGt ccaCGACGAGTCTGAGAAGCGTCTGCCCAAGTCCTGTCTGGTGGTCCTCTGTAAGTACGAGCCGGTGCTGCGGTGGAGCCGAGACTGTGACAACAGCCTGTACCAGGCGCTGGTGGAGATCCTCATCCCTGACGTCCTCAGGCCCATACCCA GTGCCTTAACACAAGCCATCCGTAACTTCGCCAAGAGTCTGGAGAGCTGGCTGACCAACGCCATGATGAACATCCCTGAAGAAATGGTCCGCATCAAG GTGACGTCCGCCAGTGCCTTTGCCCAGACGCTGCGTCGCTACACCAGCCTGAACCACCTGGCCCAGGCAGCCCGCGCTGTGCTGCAGAACACCGCTCAGATCAACCAGATGCTCTCCGACCTCAACCGCGTGGACTTTGCTAACGTACAG GAGCAGGCGTCCTGGGTGTGCCGCTGTGAGGACCGCGTGGTGCAGCGGCTGGAGCAGGACTTCAAGCTCACGCTGCAGCAGCAGAACTCCCTGGAGCAGTGGGCCGCCTGGCTGGACGGGGTGGTGTCCCAGGTGCTGAAGCCCTACCAGCACAGCGCTGCTTTCCCCAAGGCTGCCAAGCTCTTCCTGCTCAAGTGGTCCTTCTACAG CTCCATGGTGATCAGGGACCTGACCCTGCGCAGTGCGGCAAGCTTTGGTTCCTTCCATCTGATCCGGCTGCTGTACGACGAATACATGTACTACCTGATAGAGCACAGGGTAGCCCAGGCTAAAGGGGAGACCCCCATCGCGGTCATGGGAGAA TTTGCCAGTTTGGGCAGGATGTTAAATCCACTGGACCCAGACAAAG aggaggaagaggaggaggaagaggaagagagcgatgACGAGGGCCAGGAGCTTTCCCTCCAGTCAGACGGCGCCGGGCTGGGGGAGGAATCTCTTGAACCCCCGGCCAAGCTGGCCAGAACGGACCAGCGGGTTCTCTTCCCGCCCGACTCTGCGGACAACTGA